One Ignavibacteriales bacterium genomic window, TTCCATCTTTCTTGTTTATTGGATGTGATTCTCCTGTTAGAAGCGACTCGTCTATTTCGAGGTGATTCGATTTTACAACCTTTCCATCCACCGCCGCCTGGTCACCTCTGCTTATCTTTATAAGATCATCTGTAACTATCTCATCCTGTTCTATTAATTTCTCCTGACCGTCCCGAACCACGGTTACCTGTTTCTTTAAAAGCAGGCTTACCTTATCCAGCGCTCTTTTTGCCCGGATTTCCTGGAATATGGCTATAGCCGTATTGGTAATAGCTATCGTAAATACACCGACTGAATCCAGGATGAGATTGATATCTTTTGTTTTGAAATAGAAAAACAATATCGCAAGTACGATGAAAGCAATTATGTAGTTGAATACGGAAAATACATTCGTAACGATGATACTGCTTACACTCTTACTCTTATCCGGTGGAGCTGTATTTACCTGCCCTTCGGATATCCGCTTTCGTACTTCCTCACTATTTAATCCCTTTAGATCCACTACCTGTATATATTTTGAAGTTTGAATATCCTCTCACGCAATGTTTGTGTAAAATATAATGCGATCGAACCTATCAAGCTCAGCGGAACAATGATCACCCAGTATTTTAGGGGCAAGAAGTCTATCTCGTAGAATATTTTTATAAGGTTATAAACCGGTACGTCGAAGTTCGTCATCGCAAAAAATATATATAAAAGAACTAAAATGATACCGCTTATATAATAATATTTTTTCTCATCCTCATTCCTCACGGCCACTATCACATAGTTGGATATCGAAATAAATATCATTATGGATAGCATTACCATGCTCAGATACTGCTCTGACCCCACAAATAGTATGTTTGTAGCAAGTATGCCGAGATAACCAGCTATTATTATCACCGCGCCTGCCAGTACTATGTAAGTGAACACGTCTTTGATAAATTCTGTGCTTCTTTTCACGTTTGTATTCCGCAGCATAAGCAAATACGCCGGCAGAGATATACCGAACATGTTTATCAGCGCCACGCGCCTCGGCGTAAGAGGGAATTCGAACAAAAACAACACCGCTAGTATCGCAATATAGATTACGATGAAGTTTTTCGTTAGGAAAAGTTTTGATATATAGTTCACCGAGTTCACTATCTTGTTTCCTTCGTCGAATATTCTCGGCAATAGCGAGAACTTATTTTTCAGCAACACAATATCAGCCACCTCCTTCGTTATCTGGCTTCCTTCCTCCATAGCAATACCCATATCTGATTCTTTTATAGCCGGGAGATCATTCACACCATCGCCGATCATTGCTGTATATATCTTCTCTTTTTTAAGCTCCCTGATTATAGCCAACTTTTGATCCGGCTTCAAGCGGGCAAATATCTCTTTGCTTTTTATGACCTTAGAAAGATCACCTTCTGAAATTCCTGCTAGCTCGCTTCCCGTAATTATTGAACCCTCCGCCGGTTTCCTCCCGATATCGGTAAGTACAGAGGATATCGAATCTGCTGAATCACCCGATAATATCTTAACGTCAATTCCATTCCTGTCGAATAATTCTAACGCTTCCCCGGCATCTTCTCTCGGTGTATCGGAAATAGATACTAAAAGCATCGGTTCGATCACAAAATCCGTCTTTGCTTCCCTTAATTCTTTTACTGTCCTGAAATTTTTGATCCTTCCGAAAAGGAGATTTCTATACACTGACAAACCCATCTCATTAAATACCTTCTGAGCATTTTCCAGATCGTTCTTGTCCAGGTTGTCGTAAAGTACATCATACCCTCCCAATATCAAGCAAAGAGGTTCGCCGTCTTTCTCAAATTCCATTACACTATACTTATTCTCTGAGCGGAAGGGTATCTCATCCTTAAACGCAATTCCATCTTGCTGGTTAAGGTCTTTTATTGCCCTTATCGTGGCGTTCTTGTCTGAGGATTCTTCCACGAAAGTCCCCAGGTATCTGGTAAGTTCTTCCTCGGTATCATGCGAAGAAATGTTGTTTATATATTTTACTCTTAAATTATTCTCCGTGATTGTTCCCGTCTTATCCATACACACCGTTCTTACGCTTGAAAACGACTCTACTGCATTCAGCTTCTCTATTATAGCGCCGAGCTTGCTTATCCTGTAAACCCCCAGCGCATACGTCACACTTGCAAAGAACACCAGTCCCTGCGGTATTAGTGAGATCAATATCGTCGCTATTCTTCTTATGAAATCATCCTCACTTACATTGCCGGGATTGGAAAAATGCGACCACGTTTCCAGTCCGACTATCGCCAGCGCGGATAGAAACGTCATCTCCAGGATAAAATTTATCTTCTTTTGTAGGGGAGTCAGCAAAAGTTTATACTTCTTAGCCATCCTGGTAATGCTGTTAGCATACATCTCTTCCCCGACCTTTACTGCCTTATAATACCCGCTTCCCGATGTACAAAAACTCCCTGACAGCACCTCATCTTCGGGAGATTTTTCTATAGGAAGCGATTCTCCCGTTAAAAGCGACTCATCTATCTCCAGGTATCTCGACTCCGCTACCTCTCCATCTACTATTATCTGGTCGCCTGTATTAACTTTTATTATATCGTCCTTTACAATTTCATCCTGCTCTATTTCGGTCTCTCTGCCATTTCTTAGCACCACAACCCTCTTCTTCAATAACAAACTTACCTTATCCAGAGCGACCTTTGATTTGATCTCCTGGTATAATGCTATCGCGGTGTTTGTAACACCCACCAGCAATATACCGATAGAGTCGAGTAAAAGC contains:
- a CDS encoding HAD-IC family P-type ATPase, coding for MKKNTDFCSKQRPQVLPLKGLTDPEVKERAGKGLINKTPRSETKTIPRILFENIFSVFNFIIFGIIIFVLIFYFKNRDDRLLLDSIGILLVGVTNTAIALYQEIKSKVALDKVSLLLKKRVVVLRNGRETEIEQDEIVKDDIIKVNTGDQIIVDGEVAESRYLEIDESLLTGESLPIEKSPEDEVLSGSFCTSGSGYYKAVKVGEEMYANSITRMAKKYKLLLTPLQKKINFILEMTFLSALAIVGLETWSHFSNPGNVSEDDFIRRIATILISLIPQGLVFFASVTYALGVYRISKLGAIIEKLNAVESFSSVRTVCMDKTGTITENNLRVKYINNISSHDTEEELTRYLGTFVEESSDKNATIRAIKDLNQQDGIAFKDEIPFRSENKYSVMEFEKDGEPLCLILGGYDVLYDNLDKNDLENAQKVFNEMGLSVYRNLLFGRIKNFRTVKELREAKTDFVIEPMLLVSISDTPREDAGEALELFDRNGIDVKILSGDSADSISSVLTDIGRKPAEGSIITGSELAGISEGDLSKVIKSKEIFARLKPDQKLAIIRELKKEKIYTAMIGDGVNDLPAIKESDMGIAMEEGSQITKEVADIVLLKNKFSLLPRIFDEGNKIVNSVNYISKLFLTKNFIVIYIAILAVLFLFEFPLTPRRVALINMFGISLPAYLLMLRNTNVKRSTEFIKDVFTYIVLAGAVIIIAGYLGILATNILFVGSEQYLSMVMLSIMIFISISNYVIVAVRNEDEKKYYYISGIILVLLYIFFAMTNFDVPVYNLIKIFYEIDFLPLKYWVIIVPLSLIGSIALYFTQTLRERIFKLQNIYR